tatttataaataacaatattgtacaaGTAGAATGTAAGAAGTGACTATAATCAGAATctcttaaaatacataaatagagGCTACATCATCGTAATCATAAGTTCTCTTCAGAAATAGATCAAGTAATGATACTCCTGATATATTGCATAGACCAGTATTAATAGGGAGAGCTGTTAAGTTAACATAAAATGTCTTCCCTGGCTCCAGAGGTCCCAGCTTTTTATTTGAAGTGCCACACCAAAGTAGACTAGAATCTTGAAGAGagcgtaattttaaaattaaatctaagGTCCTTTCACTTGCATTGACTATTTTGCATTGGAAATCAAAAGGCTCATCTACAGATAGCTTGCTTGGAAGTTTTTCAAATGTCAGTCTGATATCACCATAATCAGGGGTCATTCTCTGTAATTGACTAGTTTGAAGACGACCCTTTTCTCCCAAGTTTGATCTCCACACTATATCtaattttccaatatttttagCAGCAGCCAGtaactttatttcttttgaaatattttctcttGGTGTCAAGCAATAAAGATATTGGCAACTCTCTTGAGGTTGAAGCAATGTTACTTCTCCAAATACTGAAATAGTATTATTGATTTCATTCAAAGATTTCACATTAAATTGTTGTGAGCTTTCCAATGACACTTGTTCTAGTATAATTGGTCCTGATGTGATGTTCTGCACCTGAGCTTCCAGATAAACATCATCAGACTCAGCattataaaatttagttttaacatCCAGAGGTTTCATGACTTCAAACTTGAAGAATTTTCGGAATGAGGCCAGTGTATTGTAGTTGGACATGTATGTCACTTCACAGACAAGTATATGTGTGCCAAGGTCTTTGACCTCATGATGAATAACATCACTTAGAGTCTCATCAACATCAAGCATTGTGGGGGACAGATTCTGCTGAGTTGTCAATAATATTCTTTGAGAATTTGTTTGTAAATCAGCTTTAATTGACACACTTTGCACGGGTTGGTTGGTTTCATTGTGGACGCAGACGTAACAAGAGAACGTTTctcctaaataaatatttccgaAACTTTGTGGGAGTAACAGAAACTGGCCAGCAGCAAGAGTTTCCATTTGAGTCACTGAAGTAGCATCATCTTTTAAGAAGTTGTTAAGTATGTTACCCGGTAAATCTTTAGAGTCACATGTGACGATTTTAGGGCTAACTAGAGCCGGTTTAGTCAACCTCATTACCTTCAATGCAACTAAATGTTCCACCACCTCCTTGGGATCCATTTTTGACGTAACTTTATGTTTTGGATGTAGAAAATAAGTCGGTTATGAATCCAATGTATTACTTCAAAGTGTAAACAATTCAATTTGCgctttaaattctattttaaccGTAAATTAATGGAATTACATTGTAAGATCGCAAtctcaatattttgtttgacaattGACATTACAAAAACATTGACAGTAGTGACATGTCAAATAATCAAAACTTTATATGGATGTTGCCAAGTTTAGCAAGGCCGATTTTTTGTTCTCTCAAAATGTTCCTATTATGCACTTATTCTGAAAAATGCTAATAATGAAGCAGATAGATTTtcactgtttttatttagattaaggtaggtacctatacaaagtagattttattttaaatacaaattgttgcTACAATTTTCTGCATGACGTTCTCTTTGGCTTGTCAGAAATCAATTGTCATTCCTTTCAATTCTTTCAGCCAATGTCAATCAATTGTGGACTTGAAAGAAACGCCTGTCGTGATTtagtttattaaagttttatctTCAAATAAATCAGTGGcggtgtaataaataaaaacacttagCAAAATGGTTTTAACGAAAGAATACCGGATATGCATGCCCATGACGGTTGAggaggtattttttttctttatttttattagtgtaCTGCTACTACAAAGGATTTACTGAATAACGAAATTAGTGTGTGTAACTCAATTACTGGGAATTTAAATGTAGATTCCGCTAGCTGTGTCagatttaataatttacttgtaataaatcATATGGCTTTCATTGGATAGGGTGACCACAATAATGGCCTTGGCTTACAAGCTTTATGTTTGTAGCTCCATACATAGTGTGGTGGTATAGTATGGCTGCGGGTTGACGTCCGCAGTGCGCATCAATTATATACTACTGGCTGTATATTTCCTATAGTTAAATTAGCTGCAGAAGCATAGATAAAGGTTCACCCTCTTATCTTTTTAATTGACTGATGTTCTTATCATTGTAGACACTACAAATTATGTAAACAGTCTAGCGTATATACAGTATGATGTGTGATACTTTGTCTATTTCAGTATCGTATAG
This genomic stretch from Anticarsia gemmatalis isolate Benzon Research Colony breed Stoneville strain chromosome 13, ilAntGemm2 primary, whole genome shotgun sequence harbors:
- the LOC142978023 gene encoding trafficking protein particle complex subunit 13 — protein: MDPKEVVEHLVALKVMRLTKPALVSPKIVTCDSKDLPGNILNNFLKDDATSVTQMETLAAGQFLLLPQSFGNIYLGETFSCYVCVHNETNQPVQSVSIKADLQTNSQRILLTTQQNLSPTMLDVDETLSDVIHHEVKDLGTHILVCEVTYMSNYNTLASFRKFFKFEVMKPLDVKTKFYNAESDDVYLEAQVQNITSGPIILEQVSLESSQQFNVKSLNEINNTISVFGEVTLLQPQESCQYLYCLTPRENISKEIKLLAAAKNIGKLDIVWRSNLGEKGRLQTSQLQRMTPDYGDIRLTFEKLPSKLSVDEPFDFQCKIVNASERTLDLILKLRSLQDSSLLWCGTSNKKLGPLEPGKTFYVNLTALPINTGLCNISGVSLLDLFLKRTYDYDDVASIYVF